The genomic window GGTGAAGAGGAGCCTAGGAGGAGGTGGATGCACTTGCAGGAATGTGGGAAGCCAGAGGGGCTGTTCCACAGCACAAGGGTGGCCTGAGTGTGGGCAGCAGGGAAGGAAGGAGCTGAATAGGGGCTTGGAGGGGACatggggggctgggggctgcagtcAGGGGACTTGGGGACATGAATCTTCCAATTCAGAGTCTCCATCTTGCCTTCCCAGTTGAGGACAGGACAGCTTCAGCTCTGAGCGCAGCCACCAGCAGGTTCTTGGAGCAAGAACCTGCTGGCAGCTCCCACCAGGCCTAACCCACCCCGagacctccctccctctctctctgtattTCCCTTAAGACTCATGTCAGGCTATCTGGTCTTAGATGCCAAATATGAGGAGTTCCCCTTAAACTGTGGGGTGCCCCGCACAGCTGCCCACACCCCCTCCCTACCCGCCCCTGCAGACTCTGGCCCAGCTGCCTCTCCTTTTCTTGTCCCCCTGAGATCAGTCTTCTGAATCCCACCTCCTGGTCTGTGTCTACCCTTGGGTTTACCCAGAACACAACCCCTCCCCATACTTGCCGGCTCCTCCTGGTCCAGCCCCCAGCGCCCTCCCCTGGGTGACCCTACTGGGCTCCTggtggcctccctgcctccattcATGTCCTCTGCCATCTGCTCTCCACTCAGCACCCTGAGTGGTTCTTCTAAAACATCACTCAGCTCTTTTGCTCTTTGACTCAAAACCTTGTGATGAGTTTCCATTTCCCTTAGATGGTGGGGGAGTCAAGGGGTCTGAAAGACTCCAACTGACCTGAGTCTTCCCTGAGGACCCCGACCTCTCCCAACTTCTCCTCTCACTCCCTCTGCTCTCCTGCTCTGGCCTCACTAATCCTCAATGACACCAGGCTCGCTCCTGCCTCAGAGGCTTTGCACTGACTGTTCCTTTGGTCAGCAATGCTTTTCCCCACAACATCCACATGACTCAGTCCCTCACCTCACACATCACCTAAGGGCCATCCTAATTATAATCACAAACTACCCCGGATccaattttccttctctttttcctttattttccctcACCTCACCATTTCCCATCTCTCTGAGTACAaacttatttagttatttatttcttaTCGGTCTCCCCCAGTCACAAATTAAGCACCATGAAGGTGGGAATTTAGTGTTTTATTTGCCGACTCGGGATCTAAATCATGCCCTTAGACATAACACGATCTTCATTAATTAATTCAACCAGTGCCaagtggataaatgaataaatgagtggctATGATGGAAAGACAGTGTCAAGCTGGTCCTCAGAGCCTGTCTCACCTGAGCCCTCACCTCATCCCGATTCTATCCCTTCCTCTCCACCGTCGAAAGGCGGAGCCAAAGAAAGAACTGCGTGAGCGTTGGGTGTTCTGTTGAGGATCCTACTGACTCAATACATGTTGATGTGAGAGGAAGCCTCAGTCCCCTTGCCGTCCCCTCCTCTGATGTCATCATCCTATGGAAGGAAAAATTTTGCCCCAAAGTCCCTAAGGTAGCAAAGGGCAAAGTCATCTCAGTACAGGTTCTCCCACCACTGTCCCGCCCCCTGACATTCCTGAGGCCCTGCTGCTGGGAGTCAGGAGTCCAGGAAGAGGGGGAAGGACCAAGAGGGCAAGTGAACCCACAGCTCCGGGTCCTGGGGAGTCACCTGGGCTGCAGGGAGTTTCGCCACCGCGTCAGCGTCTCCGGGGTCAGCTTGGCTTCCAGGTCCTGCATTTTGCCCTCATCGGGGAGGATGAAGAGGGCGCTGTCATTGCTGGTGTACGTGAGCTCCACCAGCGTGCAGCCCAGCTCCTCGTCCCGGAAGTAAGGGGTTTCCAGGCGAAGGGTCATCATGGGTACCTTCACCCTCTCGTTCTTGCTCACGTGGAACTCTGATTCGTAAGTATGGTTAGGATTAAATGGCGTCTTCcactgggctggaggagaagTGACAGATGAGGACTCTGTGAGTACAAGGACTgtgtcctctccctcttctgcCCTGATCCCTCAGTGGGGAAGACCCTCCCTGCACCAGCTGTGCCCCCGTACCATGTGCCTCTGTGTGGGCCTGCCAGGGTGTGCACATGCGCCTGGGCAGATGGGTAAGCCCTTGGGGATGGGGTGAACCCCGCAGGTCAGCATTTGAGAAGGGGGGCATGAAGCAAAGCTGGTTAGTTGTGCTACATGCAAAGTCAACAGGAAATATGGAGGGCAAGGGAGAGATGGGGAtgaggctgggcctggggagaTACGGGACCTCCTGGCCCTTCAAGGGGACATGTTAGTGACCAGGGCTTAGTCATTGGCTGGTCAGGGAGGACACACATCCCCGCAGCCTTGCGAGCCCGGCTGGAGCAGGAGCCACACAGGGATCCAGAGGGCAGGGCGGGGTCAACAGAGGAGAGGACTCGGGTCTCCACCCAGGAGGATGGATCCTCGCTGAGGCCAGGACTTCTAGAGGAGTTCAGGGCTCTGGGGCTTCAGGGAATGTGTATCCCCACCACCTCCTGTTTGTTTCCACCCCTGCCTGTGTCCTCAAGGTTAGAGGCGGGGGTAGACAGAAAGGGAGGCTGCCTCGGGTGCCCCTGGGGAAGAGACTTGTAAGGAGAATGTCCTGAggtggaaaaggaaagggaagcacAGAAAACGCAAAAACCAAACATAGCAGGACAGGCCTGGATTCGTTTTTAAGAATAATTCAGTTCTAAGCTTTTATTTACAGACAACTACAGTGGCCCAAGAGGGCTGCTCTGGACTCTGCCAGGAGCCCCCAGCTCTGGACTAACTTGTCTCCAAGAGCTGGTGTCTCTTCCATAGCTGACCACTTCCTGACTTGATAATCTATCTCTAGATCCCTATTGGCCCTTCTTGCTCCCTGTGCAAAATCCATCTGCCTCTACTCTGCCCCTTGTGAATATCCAGGCTGAGGTTTGCCATGCTGACCTCCTGATACCGGGACCGGGCATCAGACCAGCTTGCAGCCAGGATAGGATCCTGTCTAGGAGGCTCCCTTCTGTAGAGGCTGCCCCCGGATGGTGGCCTGGCCTGTTCCCCCCTAAGCTGATAGAAGAGCACAGATGAAGACCCTGGGGATGCGCAGGCTCCTCAGAGTCTGTCTCACCGTGAAGCCCACCAGCCTCACTGGGAGCCTCCAGAGACCAAGTCCCCAGGCAGGTCAGAACCAGCCCATGGTGGGCAGGGCCAAGGGTCCTGAGGTCTCCAGCACCACCTCATCAGGAAGGACACACACAAGAGTGATGAGTATGGGAAAACCCTTCCTCTAGCAGCGGGGTAAGATTAAGTCACAACAAAACTCTCCCCCGGTGTCAGACAAAGGGTTAGCAGCTTCGGTGCACTAACGTCCTATAATGAGCATTGGAGTTTGGGAAATCCCAAGACGATCAAAGCCAATGGTTGGGGCAGGGCCTCAGTGCCGAAGCCCCTTAAGCTGAGGGCAGCCttctctattggagaaggcaatggcaccccactccagtactcttgcctggaaaatcccatggatagaggagcctggttggccacagtacatggggtcgctaagagtcagacaagactcggcgacttcactttcaattttcactttcctgcattggagaaggcaacggcaacccactccagtgttcttgcctggagaatcccagggaagggggagcctggtgggctgcggtctctggggtcgcacagagttagacacgactgaagcaacttagcagcagcagcagcagccttctctaTAGTGTTTCACCTAATGACAGTTGACTAAGCCAGGAAATAGCCCTGACACCTCAGAAAATAAGTATTTGTTCCTCTGAACCCCAAACTAGGCACCCACCTTTAAAGAAGATATAATTCAACAAGATTAAATTTGTGAGCACGTCAAGATCATTTAAGAGCTTCTCAATTTTTCCATGCGTTTTATTCTTCACATATTCATTGATAAGCTTTACGGCAGCTTCAGAATCCTTGAAGTTGATGGATAAAACCTCAGAGGCGTAAAAAGCCTCGGCATCTTTCCTGAATTTGTCCAGCAGCTTCAGCTCCTCTGGCACAAATATGGCGTTGCCCACGCTCAGCTGCAGCTGGTTGCTGGGCTGATTGAACGTCTGCAGGAGGTGCTGGAAGCCCTGGTGGATTTCTGTCTCGGGGGTCTCTGTGAGGTTGAACTTGAGACCTTCCAGGATCTCTGTCACAGTGGGGCCATGAGCCCCCAGGGACAAGAAGGCCAAGGCTATGGAGATGCTCAGAGGGGAGAAGATGACGTTCTTATTGGGGTCCTTCAAAGCCAACTGCTTGTAGAGGCTGAAGGCGAAGTCAGTGTTGCTGGAGGCTAATGAGTGGCCATCCACAGATGTCACTTTGTGCTGTTCTTCTGGGGTCACATTCTCTGGGAGGCAGTGGACCCTGGAGCAGAGCCCAGACACCAGGAGCCCCAGAGCCAGGAGGGGGGACATTCTCTCTGTCCTCATGTCTGAAAAGCAAAGCTCCTTTCAGTCCACATGTCAGATGATGTCCCAACCCCTGACACTGTCCCCCGTGGTCGCTGTTCTCTCAGCCCTGCTGCTCTGGGACCTCCCAGGGGTAGGCACCCTGCTGGGCTCCCAACACACACGAGGAGGCTCTGGGCTCCCTCTCACCCTTTGGTCAAGTGCTGTGATCATTAGCAATCTCCCCAGTGGAGAGACTGggcacagagaggggaaggggcttttccaaggtcacacagtaagcagtggagagagtgagagtgaggagcctggggtgccTGGCTCCAGGGCGAGGAAGCCGGTGATGGGTGTGAGGTGCTGTCCAGTGAGAACCCATCTCCCTCTTCCCCGGAGCTGACACTGTCAGAGGGGCCTAGGAAGCAGGGCTCCTTTCCCACTGTGCCCCCTCTCTGTCCCCCCAGGAAGGAGCCCTGCACTGATCAGAGGACACAGCACCTCTCCCCACCTCTGAGGACAAGAGTGTGACCTCAGGGAGGCTCTCCCATCGAGGTGCCTGGTCACAGTGAGGGTTCAGGAGAGAGGCCGCCAGAGGCAGCGGGAGCCGTGCTGGAGCCTGGCTGCCCTGAGGAGGGCTGGTGCAAAGAACAAGGAGGGCAGAGCGTTCTGCTCAGCCCCTGCCACGTGGACATATGAAGGGTGCTCCCAACAAGAACCGGGAAAGGCCTCCTAGTGGGGAGAAGCAGGGTGAGCTCAGAGTCTCAGGGACCTGGTCGAGGATGTCTATTGGACCACTGTGAGTGCTGTGTGGTGACGAGCAGTGACTGCACCTCCCTGATCCTCAGTTCCCACCTCCATCCAACATGTGGAACGGCTCAGGTAACGTACAGGAAGAAGGTGCTGGGCTCCTAAGAGGAGTTCCAGATGTGTCACCCCCTCCACTGGCCACCCTCTCTAGGACTCTACAAGCCAGACTGTGATCCCTGGGGACAGAGGACCGAGATACTGCCCAGATGCCTCAGGAGAGACTGAGGTCAAACTGGTGACCTTTTCCCTGCAGCCTCTGCCCTGTCATCTCAGGATTCAGAGGAGAGAGCACTGCTGGGTGGTGACGGGTAAGTGGGGAGATTGAGGAGGGGAGAAGCCTGAGCTGAGTCTCAGCCAGAGCCCAGGAGAAAGGCCTtcgcacaagcctgaggacagaGGCGATCAGCTTCCCCAACAATTCAGTTTGCTCAGTGCTGATACAGTGGTTTCTTTCAAAAagagttaaatattttttttttccgaaATTATCCTGAAGGAATGGTGCTTTTTTATTTAGCCAGGTTAAGGCTCTATTTCTAAGCAGATTCACCTCTCTTCTGCTTGTCCAGGGGCCCTAGAGGGGCAGTGGAGCCCAGAAAAGCCCCCTGGAGACCCCTCTGCCCAGCGGAACCTGGTGCACTAATTCTGTCCCCAGGGCTCTCTAAGAGCAGTGCCCTGTCCCAGGCAAGGAGACGCACCTCAGGCCCTTGGGGGAGCTCTGACCTGATGCTGGATGCACAGCTATATGGAGCGCAGCTGGCTCGAATAAcaatcccaaagagtcagaagcAGAAATGTCCCCAGAAGCCCTGGTGGCACGTCCCTCCCTTTGCAGGATGAAAGCTAAGACCCAGAGAGAGGACTGGTCTTCAGAGGACTCAGAACCCTCCCAGCTTTGGACACAtgtcctcctgcctccctcctgcctcaggcTCTACTGACCCCTGATCAAGGCCAGAACCACCCTGGGAAAGGGGTCCCTTGGCTCCCAGTGTGGGAGCATCACGGATTACCTGCCTGCGAGAGCGGGGTGTGGGCAGTGGATCCAGAGCCGCCGCCTGCCCGGATGCTGGAgtttcccaggtgctgctgcctATTTATCCTGCAAAGCCCTCCTCCCAGGCTTGTGAAACATTGGCGGGGACAACACAGGACTCTGTCCTCTGACTGGAAATGGGCAGATGACCATTCCTGGTAACAGGTTTCATTAGATCTACTCAAACAATCTAGTTACCGAAATTGCTTTTTCCCCCTAAAAAATATCCATAAAACTAGCACACACAAAAAGTCTATCCTGTGTTAGAGTTTTCTTCTGTTTATAAAATACTCATTGAGGAACATGTGACAACTCAGAAAACATCAAATGGACCATTGAAAACTTCTCCAAattgttgttctttttaaagaGTTATCGACTCTTATTGGTGTTTTATTCCTGTTTCTGATATCCTCATTGAAGATCATGTAGAACCCTGAAAATGTAAAGAGCTTGGAAAATATTCCCTAGCACTCTAtccccagggaaatcccaagtcAGCACTGTGTTGTGTGTCTTTGTTGGGAGTTTTCtttgcagtgtgtatgtgtgcacgcgCCTTTATGTGATAGGAATCTCCAAACACAAACTCAcacatgtttttctttgttttgtttttcatttggctgcactaggtcttagttgaggcaggcgggatctttagtttgggcatgtgggatctagttccctgaccagggatcaaccccaggccctctgcattgggggCGCTGAGCCTAAGCCCCCAGACCTCCAAGGAAGGCCCTCACACATGGTTGTTAATATGCTATAAGCTATTTGTTTGCAGCTTGATTTGCAAGTTGAGACACTCCTTTTGCATTCCCACAGGGCTGATGTGAGCCTGAGGACCCCAGAGAATCTCAGGAGCTCCAGTGTCTGGGGCCACTGGTCTCGGCCATGACCTTCATCCTTCTGCCCTTCACTATGTGTTCAACGAAAGAGCCGGTTGTCCTCCACCCCTAATGAGATATCTTAGATGTCTCATTGAGCCAATCTCAGGTATTTTATGGGCTCAGGGAATAAACCTACCCGTTCATCCCTCATAGTCACCACCCTCGAGCCATGACACCCCCTGACAGACCCTTGGGGACCGCTGGGGGTTCCATCAAGCACAGTTTGCAAACCACTGGCTTTGTGCTGAGCATATGGCTTTTCCATGAAGTAACCTTCAATTGTGAAAGTACTATTCACCAGCTGTTTGAACCCACGCAATTTGCTGGAAATCGATCAACCTTAAACTCTTCAACTCCAAAATGCGTGCGGATAACAACACTTCCCTGACTGGAAAGGCGTGGGAGGACATGTCTGTGAAGATTTAGTCAAATAATACTGAATTGAGCTCTAGTAGAacaactttttgttgttgctttgcaTAGTGTGGCATCgtttgttgttcagatgctaagttgtgttcaactctttgtgacaccatggactgcagcacgccagaattccctgtccttcactatctccccagagaagacaatggcaccccactccagtactcttgcctggaaaatcccatgaacggaggagcctggaaggctgcagtccatggtgtcgctaagagttggacacaactgagcgacttcactttcatttttcactttcatgctttggagaaggaaatggcaacccactccagtgttcttgcctgcagaatcccagggacgggggagcctggtgggttgctgtctatggggtcgcacagagtcggacatgactgaagtgacttaccttaccttaccttcactatctcccagagtttactcaaattcaggtccatcaagttggggatgccatccaaccatctcattctgtcatccctttgtcctcctgctcttagtctttcccagcatcagggtcttttccaatgaatctgctcttctcatcaggtgagaTGGACTGGAGGgactgagcttcagcatcagtccctccagtgaatattcagggttaatttcctttaggattgaaggTTTGATCTCCATGACGTCCAAGGGGCCTCTGCATCCATacagaacttaaaaaatattcagtgaCAGAAAGGCACTGAGATGATCAAGAAGAGCTCGTCCTTCCTGAGATCATGATCTATGTCCTATCAGTCTCCAAATATCTCCAGAAGTGactgtatatttttaagttaCAGAAAATCACAAGGAACATAGACATGAAAACAAAGCTGcagtctatttttctgttttaagtcCAGATGTAAATAGCAGGTTGACAAGGTAATTCATGTTGTAAGGGATTCAGGGTGCTTTTATTCCTCGTGATCTTTGCCAGGTCCCAGATGGCTCATTGCCACATCCACTTTCTATTTAACGGGAGAGCAAGGGAtagggctttcctcatagctcagttcgtaaagaatctgcctgcaatgcagaaaaccctggttcgattcctgggttggaaagaccctctggagaagggataggtcacccattccagcattcttgggcttcccttgtggttcagctggtaaagaatgcacctgcattatgggagacctgggttcaatccctgggtgaggaaaatctgaagaagggaaaagctatccactccagtactctggcctggagaattccatggactgtataccccACGGgggtgcaaaaagtcagacatgactgagcaactttcactgtcactttaGGGCTTCCATTATAGCTCaggtgtttaagaatctgccttctatgcagtagacctgggtttgattcctaggtcaggaagaccccctggagaagaaaacggcaagccattccagtattcttgcctggaggattccatggacagaggagcctggcagactatagtccatggggttgcaagagttggacatggcttagtgactaaaccaaggGATAAAAGGAAAGGCACCCTACTCTTTGAGAGAAATTATCTAAATATCACCTGCCTTCTTTCCACTTCTGCTCCATTGCCCAGAGCTTGATCCTAGGGCTATATCTTGCTGCAAGGAGGCTGTCCTGTGAGGTCAATATTCTACATTGGATAACCCATGTCACAGCTGAAAATGGGAGGTTTCTTTCTCAAGAGAAAATGAGAATGGACATGCATCATGACTTCTAATCTTGCCACCACGTTCTACCTGAGTGTTCCCTAGTCCTCTGGCCCCAGGGGAGCCATCATTTTTCTTAATGCTGTCATTAGGCTATAGAGAAGACAGTGACTTGACTACCCTACATGAATGGTGGTTGTTGGATTCCAAAAATGTCCTGTACCAATTGGTCTGCTGGTCCCAAATATTGGTACAGGGTATTTTTGTAGTTCAACAACCCCTGTTCAGGTAAGATGGTCATGTCACTATCTAGTCTGTAGCCTGATGAGAGGATAATTTGTAATGATCCAGAATCCACTGGCTCCTCGTCTCTGAATTGAACCCCTCCAGACAATCTCTCAATAGCCACTAAGACTACAGGACCACTGGAGCCTGTTTACCTACTCAGTCTTCGATCCTTTTTCAATATTTCATCCTCTAAGTCTAAGGGACCCCAAACATATTTCTGAACCCCACAAAAGGagttaaaaaggaaattaggGACCTACTGTTGTGTTTAAAGATAATTTTGCTCTCTTGTGGTATACCACTCCAATCTCCTTCCATCAtatcaattttcctttttttctggtgTTAAATCTCTGTAACAATCTCTTATCAGGACTCTTGGCACTTAGAGTTCACATGAATAATCCAGAATTAACTCCTCAACTTCCATTTCAATATCCTTCAGTTAATCAAAAGTGTTAATCAATAATCCTAccatcctttcaaagaaccagcttttggctttgttgatttttgctatggtctctttgtttcttttgcatttatttctgccctaatttttaagatttctctccttctactaaccctggggttcttcatttcttcctcttctagttgctttaggtgtagagttagattacttatttgacttttttcttgtttcttgaggtatgcctgtattgctatgaacttccccgtaggactgcttttacagtgtcccacaggttttgggttgttgtgttttcattttcattcgtttctatgcaaattttgatttcttttttgatttcttctgggatttgttggttattcagcagcgtgttgttcagcctccatatgttggaattttaaacagtttttctcctgtaattgagatctaatcttactgcattgtggtcagaaaagatgcttggaatgatttcaatttttctgaattttccaaggctaacacctatcctactcaaactcttccagaaaattgcagaggaaggtaaacttccaaactcattctatgaggccaccatcaccctaataccaaaacctgacaaagatgccacaaaaaaagaaaactacaggccaatatcactgatgaacatagatgcaaaaatccttaacaaaattctagcaatcagaatccaacaacacattaaaaagatcatacaccatgaccaagtgggctttatcccagggatgcaaggattcttcaatacccacaaatcaatcaatgtaatataccacattaataaattgaaaaatgaaaaccatgattatctcaatagatgcggagaaagcctttgacaaaattcaacatccatttatgataaaaactctccagaaatcaggaacagaaggaacatacctcaacataataaaagctatatatgacaaacccacaacaaacattatcctcaaaggtgaaaaactgaaagcatttcctctaaagtcaggaacaagacaagggtgcccactttcaccattactattcaacatagttttggaagttttggccccagcaatcagagcagaaaaagaaataaaaggaatccaaattggaaaagaagaagtaaaactctcactgtttgcagatgacatgatcctctacatagaaaaccctaaagactccaccagaaaattactagaactaatcaatgaatatagtaaagttgcaggatataaaatcaacacacagaaatcccttgcattcctatacactaataatgagaaaacagaaagagaaattaaggaaacaattccattcaccattgcaacggaaagaataaaatacttaggaatatatctacctaaagaaactaaagacctatatatagaaaactataaaacactggtgaaagaaatcaaagaggacactaatagatggagaaatataccacgttcatggattgggagaatcaatatagtgaaaatgagtatattacccaaagcaatttatagattcaatgcaatccctatcaagctcccaacggtattcttcacagagctagaacaaataatttcacaatttgt from Bos taurus isolate L1 Dominette 01449 registration number 42190680 breed Hereford chromosome 21, ARS-UCD2.0, whole genome shotgun sequence includes these protein-coding regions:
- the LOC784932 gene encoding serpin A3-7-like isoform X1 — translated: MRTERMSPLLALGLLVSGLCSRVHCLPENVTPEEQHKVTSVDGHSLASSNTDFAFSLYKQLALKDPNKNVIFSPLSISIALAFLSLGAHGPTVTEILEGLKFNLTETPETEIHQGFQHLLQTFNQPSNQLQLSVGNAIFVPEELKLLDKFRKDAEAFYASEVLSINFKDSEAAVKLINEYVKNKTHGKIEKLLNDLDVLTNLILLNYIFFKAQWKTPFNPNHTYESEFHVSKNERVKVPMMTLRLETPYFRDEELGCTLVELTYTSNDSALFILPDEGKMQDLEAKLTPETLTRWRNSLQPRHIDELSLPRFSISSDYQLRDILSQLGIKKIFTSDADFSGITNDHKLAVSQVIHKAVLDVGEEGTEGAAVTAVIMFTSLPLHALNISFNRPFLLSIFCKETQSIIFLGKVTNPKEA
- the LOC784932 gene encoding serpin A3-7-like precursor (The RefSeq protein has 4 substitutions compared to this genomic sequence), translated to MRAERTSFLLALGLLMAGIRSVHCLPENVVVKDQRRRVDSHTLASSNTDFAFSLYKQLALKDPNKNVIFSPLSISIALAFLSLGAHGPTVTEILEGLKFNLTETPETEIHQGFQHLLQTFNQPSNQLQLSVGNAIFVPEELKLLDKFRKDAEAFYASEVLSINFKDSEAAVKLINEYVKNKTHGKIEKLLNDLDVLTNLILLNYIFFKAQWKTPFNPNHTYESEFHVSKNERVKVPMMTLRLETPYFRDEELGCTLVELTYTSNDSALFILPDEGKMQDLEAKLTPETLTRWRNSLQPRHIDELSLPRFSISSDYQLRDILSQLGVKKIFTSDADFSGITNDHKLAVSQVIHKAVLDVGEEGTEGAAVTAVIMFTSLPLHALNISFNRPFLLSIFCKETQSIIFLGKVTNPKEA